In Stigmatella aurantiaca, the following proteins share a genomic window:
- a CDS encoding DUF2135 domain-containing protein, translating to MLTAFLALLLTQTPPAHPRQQGVPIGKGTQLAKVTLTAPTGGWTVDRMMLVEGSLSDTTVDPVVVSINGDRYLMRTYNGRFSRKFPAASGKNIVTVMATNKAGTARAQVTAYAQIPPVPFKVILTSDTEGVYTDLHLYEPTQESLKDGVLDGTKMAHVYWADTASPSGGTFFLNEQGGDFDQPAYGPYLYIHRAPPKGVYLVATNYWPSGDKAHTVATLNLALFEGTPGEVRRRVSIPLATPGTTRVLAWVNILGANQAEVYVPSQDPKPTHPSWPGNLEETAKQISSNGDGGGDEGGGEYEGE from the coding sequence ATGCTGACAGCCTTCCTGGCCCTTCTTCTGACGCAGACGCCCCCGGCACATCCTCGCCAGCAGGGCGTTCCCATCGGCAAGGGCACGCAGCTCGCCAAGGTGACGCTCACGGCGCCCACGGGCGGCTGGACGGTGGACCGGATGATGCTCGTGGAGGGCTCCCTCAGCGACACCACCGTGGACCCGGTGGTGGTCTCCATCAACGGCGACCGCTACCTGATGCGCACCTACAACGGCCGTTTCAGCCGCAAGTTTCCCGCCGCCAGCGGCAAGAACATCGTCACGGTGATGGCCACGAACAAGGCGGGCACCGCGCGCGCCCAGGTGACCGCCTACGCGCAGATTCCCCCCGTGCCCTTCAAGGTCATCCTCACGAGCGACACGGAAGGGGTGTACACGGACCTGCACCTCTACGAGCCCACCCAGGAGAGCCTCAAGGACGGGGTGCTGGACGGGACGAAGATGGCGCACGTGTACTGGGCGGACACGGCGAGCCCCAGCGGCGGCACGTTCTTCCTCAACGAGCAGGGCGGCGACTTCGACCAGCCGGCCTACGGGCCCTACCTTTATATCCACCGGGCGCCGCCCAAGGGCGTGTACCTGGTGGCCACCAACTACTGGCCCAGCGGCGACAAGGCCCACACGGTGGCCACGCTCAACCTGGCGCTCTTCGAGGGCACGCCCGGCGAGGTGCGCCGCAGGGTGAGCATTCCCCTGGCCACCCCGGGCACCACGCGCGTGCTCGCGTGGGTCAACATCCTCGGGGCCAACCAGGCGGAGGTGTACGTGCCCTCGCAGGACCCGAAGCCCACGCACCCCTCCTGGCCCGGGAACCTGGAGGAGACCGCCAAGCAGATCAGCTCCAACGGCGACGGCGGCGGCGACGAGGGCGGCGGGGAGTACGAGGGGGAGTAG
- a CDS encoding ABC transporter permease, with translation MKTLFAKEVRRFMRVPGQTVLSPLISTTLYFIVFGYSLANRVHEVEGMPYLPFIVPGLVFLGIANNAFLNSSSSLFITKIQGTVVDLLVAPLGPGELMAGFIGGAMVRGLAVGGLTWAVAALFTGFSLAHAVVALYFLLISSYVFSVLGLLAAVWAEKFEQINFFPTFVMMPLTFLGGVFYSVRELPTPWNHVSLFNPMVYMVEGLRYGMLGRSIFPPATGGLILLGLAGVATALAYVALRSGYKMKA, from the coding sequence ATGAAGACGCTGTTCGCGAAGGAGGTCCGCCGCTTCATGCGCGTGCCGGGCCAGACCGTCCTCTCGCCCCTCATCAGCACCACGCTGTACTTCATCGTCTTCGGCTACTCGCTGGCCAACCGCGTGCACGAGGTGGAGGGCATGCCCTACCTGCCCTTCATCGTGCCGGGCCTGGTGTTCCTGGGCATCGCCAACAACGCGTTCCTCAACTCCAGCTCCTCGCTGTTCATCACCAAGATTCAGGGCACCGTGGTGGACCTGCTGGTGGCCCCGCTGGGGCCCGGCGAGCTGATGGCCGGCTTCATCGGCGGCGCCATGGTGCGCGGGCTCGCCGTGGGCGGGCTCACCTGGGCGGTGGCCGCGCTCTTCACCGGCTTCAGCCTCGCGCACGCGGTGGTGGCGCTCTACTTCCTGCTCATCTCCTCCTACGTGTTCAGCGTGCTGGGGCTGCTGGCGGCCGTGTGGGCCGAGAAGTTCGAGCAGATCAACTTCTTCCCCACCTTCGTGATGATGCCGCTGACGTTCCTGGGCGGCGTCTTCTATTCGGTGCGCGAGCTGCCCACGCCCTGGAACCACGTGAGCCTCTTCAACCCCATGGTCTACATGGTGGAGGGGCTGCGCTACGGGATGCTCGGGCGGAGCATCTTCCCCCCGGCCACCGGGGGCCTCATCCTCCTGGGCCTGGCCGGGGTGGCCACGGCGCTGGCCTACGTGGCCCTGCGCTCGGGCTATAAGATGAAGGCCTGA
- a CDS encoding alpha/beta hydrolase — MGYVHILREFASPQEGFNRTVRIYTPEGYDAHAAHRYPVLYMQDGQNVFAHPESALFDTWCANHTLEALVHGGHVEPWLIVAVDSGMGRMQEYSPWGEPHRGGQTRGELYGRFLVETLKPYVDRVYRTRPGAQWTGVAGSSLGGLISLYLGWKYPEVYGRIGGFSPSVMWHRGKLFQQWKAHPRTWTRIYLDAGLTETIVPGGEVLAYGDATRDFHEHLQDLGYGPHELALVLEPGGEHHESAWQRRLPAALQWLLR, encoded by the coding sequence ATGGGCTACGTCCACATCCTTCGTGAGTTCGCCTCCCCCCAGGAGGGCTTTAACCGCACGGTCCGCATCTACACCCCCGAGGGGTACGACGCGCACGCCGCGCACCGCTACCCGGTGCTCTACATGCAGGATGGGCAGAACGTCTTCGCCCACCCGGAGTCGGCGCTGTTCGACACGTGGTGCGCCAACCACACGCTGGAGGCCCTGGTGCACGGCGGGCACGTGGAGCCGTGGCTCATCGTCGCGGTGGACTCCGGGATGGGCCGGATGCAGGAGTACTCGCCGTGGGGCGAGCCGCACCGGGGCGGGCAGACGCGGGGCGAGCTGTACGGGCGCTTCCTGGTGGAGACGCTCAAGCCGTACGTGGACCGCGTGTACCGCACGCGGCCCGGGGCCCAGTGGACGGGCGTGGCGGGCTCGTCGCTCGGCGGGCTCATCTCGCTGTACCTCGGGTGGAAGTACCCGGAGGTGTATGGCCGCATCGGCGGGTTCTCCCCGTCGGTGATGTGGCACCGGGGCAAGCTCTTCCAGCAGTGGAAGGCCCACCCGCGCACCTGGACGCGCATCTACCTGGACGCGGGCCTCACGGAGACCATCGTCCCGGGCGGCGAGGTGCTCGCCTACGGCGATGCGACGCGCGACTTCCACGAGCACCTGCAGGACCTGGGCTATGGCCCCCACGAGCTGGCGCTCGTGCTGGAGCCGGGCGGCGAGCACCACGAGAGCGCGTGGCAGCGAAGGCTCCCCGCCGCCCTGCAGTGGCTGCTGCGCTAA
- a CDS encoding ABC transporter ATP-binding protein codes for MSSPVLDLQGLTKTYGAFTALSDVSLSIRPGEIFALLGPNGAGKTTLIGSVCGLVKKTSGSIRLFGQDLDQDPVRPRYDVGLVPQEINFDPFFSVAESLHIQMGFYGRPRDEARVDEVLTALNLHAKKDALTRALSGGMKRRLLIAKALVHRPKLVFLDEPTAGVDVELRRDLWTYVRRLASEGTTIVLTTHYLEEAEELADRVGVINEGRLLLVEDKASVLRRFGEKRLVVTFEQPVAELPEPGRRFNATLSEDRRTLTYVEREGNAPAGALLTALYGQGLPISDVETRRSRMEDVLIEILRGRPQPKSA; via the coding sequence ATGTCCTCGCCCGTTCTCGACCTGCAGGGGCTCACCAAGACGTACGGCGCCTTCACCGCGCTCTCCGATGTGAGCCTCTCCATCCGCCCCGGCGAAATCTTCGCCCTGCTGGGCCCCAATGGCGCCGGGAAGACGACGCTCATCGGCTCGGTCTGCGGGCTGGTGAAGAAGACCTCCGGCAGCATCCGCCTGTTCGGACAGGACCTCGACCAGGACCCGGTGCGCCCCCGCTATGACGTGGGGCTGGTGCCTCAGGAGATCAACTTCGACCCGTTCTTCTCCGTGGCCGAGTCGCTCCACATCCAGATGGGCTTCTACGGCCGGCCCCGGGACGAGGCGCGCGTGGACGAGGTGCTCACCGCGCTCAACCTCCACGCCAAGAAGGACGCCCTCACGCGCGCCCTGTCCGGCGGCATGAAGCGCCGGCTGCTCATCGCCAAGGCGCTGGTGCACCGGCCCAAGCTCGTCTTCCTGGACGAGCCCACCGCGGGCGTGGACGTGGAGCTGCGCCGGGACTTGTGGACGTACGTGCGACGGCTCGCCTCCGAGGGCACCACCATCGTCCTCACCACGCACTACCTGGAGGAGGCCGAGGAGCTGGCCGACCGGGTGGGCGTCATCAACGAGGGGCGCCTGCTGCTGGTGGAGGACAAGGCCTCGGTGCTGCGCCGCTTCGGCGAGAAGCGCCTCGTCGTCACCTTCGAGCAGCCTGTGGCGGAGCTGCCCGAGCCCGGCCGCCGCTTCAACGCCACCCTCTCCGAGGACCGGCGCACCCTCACCTACGTGGAGCGCGAGGGCAACGCGCCCGCCGGCGCGCTGCTCACCGCCCTGTATGGCCAGGGGCTGCCCATCTCCGATGTGGAGACGCGCCGCTCGCGCATGGAGGACGTGCTCATCGAGATCCTCCGCGGCCGGCCCCAGCCGAAGTCCGCCTGA
- a CDS encoding DUF2378 family protein encodes MMGQGQPVRAGMVLNSQRHLEHNISLAKPEDTARGMFFNGALGAVRKLAGEDVARRCHEVTGERKHVDFFSYPVASFLRLCLATVENVGPRLGGCEATLRWIGEQSSRDFLSSMAGKTMLLLAGGSMTRILSQLPSSYRAAVSYGERTLRCTPEGTGHFVIKRDFLPHAYHEGILRGLLLEAGAKTFQVQGRATGELDSEYDFTWR; translated from the coding sequence ATGATGGGTCAGGGCCAGCCGGTGCGGGCGGGGATGGTGCTCAACTCGCAGCGGCACCTGGAGCACAACATCTCCCTGGCCAAGCCGGAGGACACGGCGCGGGGGATGTTCTTCAACGGCGCGCTGGGGGCGGTCCGGAAGCTGGCGGGCGAGGACGTGGCGCGCCGGTGCCACGAAGTCACCGGCGAGCGCAAGCACGTGGACTTCTTCAGCTACCCGGTGGCCAGCTTCCTGCGGCTGTGCCTGGCCACGGTGGAGAACGTGGGGCCCCGGCTGGGCGGGTGCGAGGCCACGCTGCGGTGGATCGGCGAGCAGTCCTCGCGCGACTTCCTCTCGTCCATGGCCGGCAAGACGATGCTGCTGCTCGCAGGGGGCAGCATGACGCGCATCCTCAGCCAGCTGCCCTCCAGCTACCGCGCGGCGGTGAGCTATGGCGAGCGCACCCTGCGCTGCACCCCGGAGGGCACGGGCCACTTCGTCATCAAGCGCGACTTCCTGCCCCATGCCTACCACGAGGGCATCCTGCGGGGGCTGCTGCTGGAGGCCGGGGCCAAGACGTTCCAGGTCCAGGGGCGGGCCACGGGCGAGCTCGACAGCGAATATGACTTCACCTGGCGCTAG
- the ettA gene encoding energy-dependent translational throttle protein EttA: MAQNFIFTMQDLRKVKGGKDILKGIYLSFFPGAKIGVIGPNGSGKSTLLRIMAGVDTEFFGVAKPDPSARVGYLAQEPQLDPTLDVKGNVELGLKQIRGLMDRFNEVSAKFSEPLSDAEMEKLLAEQGKLQDAIDAANGWELDRTIEMAMDALRLPPGDADVTKLSGGEKRRVALCRILLEKPDLLLLDEPTNHLDAESVAWLEQALKQYTGTIVCITHDRYFLDNAAEWILELDRGEGIPWKGNYTSWLEQKQKRLELEEKSESHRQKTLKRELEWVRASPKARQAKSKARIAAYEDLLNQTQEKREPTGEVTIPPGPRLGGLVVEAKGLRKSFGDRLLIDDLNFKLPPGGIVGVIGPNGAGKTTLFRMITGVEKPDAGELRIGETVKLAYVDQSRDALAGDKSVFDEVSGGLDHIDLGRAGQMPSRAYLAGFAFKGQDQQKRVKDLSGGERNRVHLAKMLKSGGNLLLLDEPTNDLDVETLRSLEDALLSFAGCAVVISHDRWFLDRIATHILAFEGDSKAFFFEGNFEDYEADKKKRLGPESLEPHRIRYRPLTKD; the protein is encoded by the coding sequence ATGGCCCAGAACTTCATCTTCACCATGCAGGACCTGCGCAAGGTCAAGGGCGGGAAGGACATCCTCAAGGGCATCTACCTGTCCTTCTTCCCGGGCGCGAAGATTGGCGTCATCGGCCCCAACGGCTCGGGTAAGTCCACGCTCCTGCGCATCATGGCCGGCGTGGACACCGAGTTCTTCGGCGTGGCCAAGCCGGACCCCAGCGCCCGGGTAGGATACCTGGCGCAGGAGCCGCAGCTGGACCCCACGCTGGACGTGAAGGGCAACGTGGAGCTGGGGCTCAAGCAGATCCGCGGCCTGATGGACCGCTTCAACGAGGTGTCGGCGAAGTTCTCCGAGCCCCTGAGCGACGCGGAGATGGAGAAGCTGCTCGCCGAGCAGGGCAAGCTCCAGGACGCCATCGACGCGGCGAACGGCTGGGAGCTGGACCGCACCATCGAGATGGCCATGGACGCGCTGCGCCTGCCTCCCGGGGACGCGGACGTGACGAAGCTGTCCGGCGGTGAGAAGCGCCGCGTGGCGCTGTGCCGCATCCTGCTGGAGAAGCCGGACCTGCTGCTCCTGGACGAGCCCACCAACCACCTGGACGCCGAGAGCGTGGCGTGGCTGGAGCAGGCGCTCAAGCAGTACACGGGCACCATCGTCTGTATTACCCACGACCGGTACTTCCTGGACAACGCGGCCGAGTGGATTCTGGAGCTGGACCGCGGCGAGGGCATCCCCTGGAAGGGCAACTACACCTCGTGGCTGGAGCAGAAGCAGAAGCGGCTGGAGCTGGAGGAGAAGTCCGAGAGCCACCGTCAGAAGACGCTCAAGCGCGAGCTGGAGTGGGTGCGCGCGAGCCCCAAGGCCCGCCAGGCCAAGAGCAAGGCGCGCATCGCGGCCTACGAGGACTTGCTCAACCAGACGCAGGAGAAGCGCGAGCCCACGGGCGAAGTCACCATTCCCCCCGGCCCCCGCCTGGGCGGGCTGGTGGTGGAGGCCAAGGGGCTGCGCAAGTCCTTCGGGGACCGGCTGCTCATCGACGACCTGAACTTCAAGCTGCCCCCGGGCGGCATCGTCGGCGTGATTGGGCCCAACGGCGCGGGCAAGACGACGCTGTTCCGCATGATTACGGGCGTGGAGAAGCCCGACGCGGGCGAGCTGCGCATCGGCGAGACGGTGAAGCTCGCGTACGTGGACCAGAGCCGCGACGCGCTGGCCGGGGACAAGTCCGTGTTCGACGAGGTGAGCGGCGGGCTGGACCACATTGATTTGGGGCGGGCGGGGCAGATGCCGAGCCGCGCGTACCTGGCGGGCTTCGCCTTCAAGGGCCAGGACCAGCAGAAGCGGGTGAAGGACCTGTCGGGCGGCGAGCGCAACCGGGTGCACCTGGCGAAGATGCTCAAGAGCGGCGGCAACCTGCTGCTCCTGGACGAGCCGACGAACGACCTGGACGTGGAGACGCTGCGCAGCCTGGAGGACGCGCTCCTGAGCTTCGCCGGGTGCGCGGTGGTCATCAGCCACGACCGGTGGTTCCTGGACCGCATCGCCACGCACATCCTGGCCTTCGAGGGCGACAGCAAGGCGTTCTTCTTCGAGGGCAACTTCGAGGACTACGAGGCGGACAAGAAGAAGCGCCTGGGCCCCGAGTCCCTGGAGCCGCACCGCATCCGCTACCGCCCGCTCACCAAGGACTGA
- a CDS encoding ATP-binding protein: MPRLPFHRKLLLAFAAVLLPVLVLLCADFVLNLRRTQQSLLEAQSLTAQAVAVQVSDALDSAVELGWTLANDPLVRTLDPSRLDGHLQQLSVHLPRFDAIGVYDARGLNRGWGDPNVPAEPRLNIADRPYFQQAMATNAPVISEVLQLRRPDRVAMLVCVPIRDALGQPVGVVNVVMQTERLAQRYLPSRLQSGQDILLMDPRGRLAFHTGYPLLSTTQSLAFSTWAPLQEVLAGHRVMLDRFVHPLTQEPSLGVFVPIPRHPWVVGVAAPRHIALAPLYEGLHTKLLAFGGILLLSGLIAAVMARLHSRPVRLLQTLAHALGRGELSRRAHIRTGDELEELGTAFNQMAEQTAQRQQEVERLRAEAEHHAGQLRAIIASVPDAIFLARPGGHLCGANPAGLRLLGLEPPTPLELPLDALLRRHHLCHPDGRPLRLEELPLSRALSGETFTEVEMRMVDASGELRQLSVNGAPVRDAAGNIILGEAVIRDITGRKKDEEERCRLLEKERALARIGQALVREVELERIAHVASEQSLHALGADAVGLWLVQPEHQRLTLLVSHGLSKTVRERCRELAFAMPLLTAQAAREETLQVIEDIQMASGPPALSYQLALEEGFRSMVSVPLHSRGHLVGVMTCFFYAPRVFSARELEFHTTVGQLSAVAIEKARLFQEVREALRLREEFMSAAAHELRTPVTTIQTWADILSRMEEGSTRQQKGLAAIARSTRRLARLVEHLFTAVWMAPGLPKLERERLDLRALVTERVKLLSRTTENPIHLHAGEGAVVDADPQRMGEAVAHLLENAIRYSPPGGPIEVRLGCEGSQAWVSVRDAGPGIPPERQPHVFEPLYEPLPSGMPGYVGVVGMGLHLSWQIIEAHGGRIWLESAPGEGSTFCFSLPLRRGEVPSASVREGGLKSGAQYRTL; this comes from the coding sequence ATGCCCCGCCTGCCCTTCCACCGCAAGCTTCTGCTCGCCTTCGCCGCCGTCCTGCTGCCGGTATTGGTGTTGCTGTGCGCGGACTTCGTGCTGAACCTGCGGCGCACCCAGCAGTCGCTCCTGGAAGCGCAGAGCCTCACGGCCCAGGCCGTGGCGGTGCAGGTGTCCGATGCCCTGGACTCCGCCGTCGAGCTTGGCTGGACCCTCGCCAATGATCCGCTCGTGCGGACCCTGGACCCGTCCCGTCTGGATGGGCACCTGCAGCAGCTCTCCGTGCACCTGCCCCGGTTCGACGCCATCGGCGTGTACGACGCCCGCGGCCTCAACCGGGGCTGGGGGGACCCGAATGTCCCCGCCGAGCCCCGGCTGAACATCGCCGACCGGCCCTACTTCCAGCAGGCCATGGCCACCAACGCCCCGGTCATCTCCGAGGTGCTCCAGCTGCGCCGGCCTGACCGCGTGGCGATGCTCGTGTGCGTGCCCATCCGCGATGCGCTCGGCCAGCCCGTCGGGGTGGTCAACGTGGTGATGCAGACCGAGCGGCTGGCGCAGCGCTACCTTCCTTCCCGGCTCCAGTCGGGCCAGGACATCCTCTTGATGGACCCCCGGGGCCGCCTGGCCTTCCATACGGGCTACCCCCTGCTCTCCACCACGCAGAGCCTCGCCTTCTCCACCTGGGCGCCGCTCCAGGAGGTGCTGGCCGGCCACCGGGTGATGCTCGACCGGTTCGTCCATCCGCTCACCCAGGAGCCCTCCCTGGGGGTGTTCGTCCCCATCCCCCGGCACCCCTGGGTGGTGGGCGTGGCGGCGCCCCGGCACATCGCGCTCGCGCCGCTCTACGAGGGGCTGCACACGAAGCTGCTGGCCTTCGGGGGAATCCTGCTGCTTAGCGGGCTCATCGCCGCGGTGATGGCCCGGCTGCACTCCCGGCCGGTGCGGCTGCTCCAGACGCTGGCGCACGCGCTGGGGCGGGGGGAGCTGTCGCGGCGGGCCCACATCCGCACGGGCGACGAGCTGGAGGAGCTGGGCACCGCGTTCAACCAGATGGCGGAGCAGACCGCCCAGCGCCAGCAGGAGGTGGAGCGGCTGCGCGCGGAGGCCGAGCACCATGCCGGCCAGCTCCGGGCCATCATCGCCAGCGTGCCGGATGCCATCTTCCTGGCCCGGCCCGGGGGGCACCTGTGCGGGGCCAACCCCGCGGGGCTGCGGCTGCTGGGCCTGGAGCCGCCCACCCCGCTGGAGCTGCCGCTGGACGCGCTGCTGCGGCGCCACCACCTCTGCCACCCCGATGGGCGCCCCCTGCGGCTCGAGGAGCTGCCGCTGAGCCGGGCGCTGAGCGGGGAGACCTTCACCGAGGTGGAGATGCGCATGGTGGACGCCTCGGGCGAGCTGCGCCAGCTCAGCGTGAATGGCGCCCCGGTGCGCGATGCCGCCGGGAACATCATCCTGGGCGAGGCCGTCATCCGCGACATCACCGGGCGCAAGAAGGACGAGGAGGAGCGCTGCCGGCTGCTCGAGAAGGAGCGGGCCCTGGCGCGCATCGGCCAGGCGCTGGTGCGCGAGGTGGAGCTGGAGCGCATCGCCCACGTGGCCAGCGAGCAGAGCCTCCACGCGCTGGGGGCGGACGCGGTGGGGCTGTGGCTCGTCCAGCCCGAGCACCAGCGGCTCACGCTGCTCGTCTCCCATGGCCTGTCGAAGACGGTGCGCGAGCGCTGCCGGGAGCTGGCCTTCGCCATGCCCCTCCTCACCGCCCAGGCCGCGCGCGAGGAGACGCTCCAGGTCATCGAGGACATCCAGATGGCCTCGGGGCCGCCCGCGCTCAGCTACCAGTTGGCGCTGGAGGAGGGCTTCCGCAGCATGGTGTCGGTGCCACTGCACTCCCGCGGCCACCTGGTGGGGGTGATGACCTGCTTCTTCTACGCGCCCCGTGTGTTCTCCGCGCGCGAGCTGGAGTTCCACACCACCGTGGGGCAGCTGTCCGCCGTGGCCATCGAGAAGGCGCGCCTGTTCCAGGAGGTGCGCGAGGCGCTGCGGCTGCGCGAGGAGTTCATGTCGGCGGCGGCCCACGAGCTGCGCACCCCCGTCACCACCATCCAGACGTGGGCGGACATCCTCTCGCGCATGGAGGAGGGCTCCACGCGGCAGCAGAAGGGGCTCGCGGCGATTGCCCGCAGCACCCGGAGGCTGGCGCGCCTGGTGGAGCACCTGTTCACCGCCGTGTGGATGGCGCCGGGGCTGCCCAAGCTGGAGCGGGAACGGCTGGACCTGAGGGCGCTCGTCACCGAGCGCGTGAAGCTCCTGTCCCGCACGACGGAGAACCCCATCCACCTGCACGCCGGCGAGGGGGCCGTCGTCGATGCGGACCCCCAGCGCATGGGCGAGGCGGTGGCGCACCTGCTGGAGAATGCCATCCGGTACTCCCCGCCCGGGGGCCCCATCGAGGTGCGCCTGGGGTGCGAGGGCAGCCAGGCCTGGGTGTCCGTGCGCGACGCGGGCCCCGGCATCCCTCCCGAGCGCCAGCCCCACGTCTTCGAGCCCCTCTACGAGCCGCTGCCCTCGGGCATGCCGGGGTATGTGGGCGTGGTGGGCATGGGGCTGCACCTGAGCTGGCAAATCATCGAGGCCCACGGCGGCCGCATCTGGCTGGAGAGCGCCCCGGGAGAGGGCTCGACATTCTGCTTCAGCCTGCCCCTGAGGAGGGGGGAGGTCCCCAGCGCCTCCGTGCGTGAGGGTGGCTTGAAATCAGGCGCCCAGTACCGCACGCTGTGA
- a CDS encoding ATP-grasp domain-containing protein: MNFVFISPHFPPQYFHFITALRERGVNVVAIGDAPFDALRQELRESLREYFFTPSLHQYDALLRATGYLTWRHGRIHRIESLNESWLEVEARLREDFQVPGLFPSDIQRLRTKSGMASVFQQAGVPHPELERVTDAAQVKALARRVGYPLVLKPDVGVGAAHTFKVSSDAEVDQALAEPLPTAYVAQAFVKGTIVTYDGLVDHEGHILFSLSHEYSDGVMEVVTEKRDISFWSLKEIPPALDVLGRQAVAALGLRARWFHLEFFRLPDGRFVALEANLRPPGGFMTDMMNYACEIDVYRLWARVATGDPVGTFRYTPKFHVSHIARRAGRAYRHSHEEVVRKLGPALVLHNPALPAVYHAAMGSEMYLTRHVELDALREDIRFIQTPA; encoded by the coding sequence ATGAACTTCGTCTTCATCTCGCCCCACTTCCCGCCCCAGTACTTCCACTTCATCACGGCCCTGCGCGAGCGGGGGGTCAACGTGGTGGCCATTGGAGACGCGCCCTTCGATGCGCTCCGCCAGGAGCTGCGCGAGTCGCTGCGCGAGTACTTCTTCACCCCCAGCCTCCACCAGTACGACGCGCTGCTGCGCGCCACCGGCTACCTCACCTGGCGCCACGGCCGCATCCACCGCATCGAGTCGCTCAACGAGTCCTGGCTGGAGGTGGAGGCCCGGCTGCGCGAGGACTTCCAGGTGCCGGGGCTCTTTCCCTCGGACATCCAGCGGCTGCGCACCAAGTCCGGCATGGCCTCCGTGTTCCAGCAGGCAGGGGTGCCCCACCCGGAGCTGGAGAGGGTGACGGACGCGGCCCAGGTGAAGGCCCTGGCCCGGCGCGTGGGCTACCCGCTGGTGCTCAAGCCCGACGTGGGCGTGGGCGCGGCCCACACCTTCAAGGTCAGCAGCGACGCCGAGGTGGACCAGGCGCTCGCGGAGCCCCTGCCCACCGCCTATGTGGCCCAGGCCTTCGTGAAGGGCACCATCGTCACCTATGACGGGCTGGTGGACCACGAGGGCCACATCCTCTTCTCGCTGAGCCACGAGTACAGCGACGGGGTGATGGAGGTGGTGACCGAGAAGCGCGACATCTCCTTCTGGAGCCTCAAGGAGATTCCGCCCGCGCTCGACGTGCTGGGCCGCCAGGCGGTGGCGGCGCTGGGGCTGCGCGCGCGCTGGTTCCACCTGGAGTTCTTCCGGCTGCCGGATGGCCGCTTCGTCGCGCTGGAGGCCAACCTGCGGCCCCCCGGCGGCTTCATGACGGACATGATGAACTACGCGTGTGAAATCGACGTGTACCGGCTCTGGGCGCGCGTGGCCACGGGGGACCCGGTGGGCACCTTCCGCTACACGCCGAAGTTCCACGTGAGCCACATCGCCCGGCGCGCGGGGCGCGCCTACCGCCACTCCCACGAGGAGGTGGTGCGCAAGCTGGGGCCCGCGCTCGTGCTCCACAACCCGGCGCTTCCTGCCGTGTACCACGCGGCCATGGGCAGCGAGATGTACCTCACGCGCCACGTGGAGCTGGATGCCCTGCGCGAGGACATCCGCTTCATCCAGACGCCGGCCTGA
- a CDS encoding 3-oxoacyl-ACP synthase III family protein has translation MKQETPGRGVRIAGAGAFVPSRIINNERIARAFPGWSAERILEKTGILERRYLWELGEDGRAVPPPDEDMPGCPVSNTDMCEVALRRALAQAGLEAQELDAVFLVTCTPDELNFNHDAMGLHQRLGCREDAFALVIDDGCGGTPYVIDLVQKMMAGGRFRTVAVVASTLLSPQLHPEVYTDEVVPGPGRKPLNAYLSAYVFGDGAGAVVLRADAGEDTGILASLSGNTHEMLVLRRGGGMMRMPYQGRARPADMAFVVDGTTVADSYPRYMGQCIERVLEGRPELRAEVRRYYFHQPNKRLMERFTQGAGLPTGAVALNVDRYGNTSAAGMLILLAEDLEAGRVRLGSGDLVLVAAVGANVHYGAQLVRL, from the coding sequence ATGAAGCAAGAGACGCCAGGCAGGGGTGTCCGGATCGCTGGAGCAGGGGCGTTTGTCCCTTCCCGGATCATCAACAACGAGCGCATCGCCCGGGCGTTTCCGGGCTGGTCCGCCGAGCGCATCCTGGAGAAGACGGGGATCCTCGAGCGGCGCTACCTGTGGGAGCTGGGCGAGGACGGCCGGGCGGTTCCCCCGCCGGACGAAGACATGCCCGGCTGCCCCGTCTCCAACACGGACATGTGCGAGGTGGCGCTGCGGCGCGCGCTGGCGCAGGCGGGGCTGGAGGCACAAGAGCTCGACGCGGTGTTCCTCGTCACCTGCACGCCGGACGAGCTGAACTTCAACCACGACGCCATGGGGCTGCACCAGCGCCTGGGGTGCCGCGAGGACGCCTTCGCGCTGGTCATCGATGATGGGTGTGGCGGCACGCCGTACGTCATCGACCTGGTGCAGAAGATGATGGCGGGGGGGCGCTTCCGCACGGTGGCGGTGGTGGCCTCCACGCTCCTGTCGCCCCAGCTCCACCCGGAGGTGTACACGGACGAGGTGGTGCCGGGCCCGGGGCGCAAGCCGCTCAACGCCTACCTGTCCGCGTACGTGTTCGGGGACGGGGCGGGCGCGGTGGTGCTGCGCGCGGATGCGGGGGAGGACACGGGCATCCTGGCGAGCCTGTCGGGCAATACCCACGAGATGCTGGTGCTGCGCCGGGGGGGCGGGATGATGCGCATGCCCTACCAGGGCCGGGCGCGCCCCGCGGACATGGCCTTCGTGGTGGATGGGACCACCGTGGCCGACAGCTACCCGCGCTACATGGGCCAGTGCATCGAGCGGGTGCTCGAAGGCCGGCCGGAGCTGCGCGCCGAGGTGCGGCGCTACTACTTCCACCAGCCGAACAAGCGGCTGATGGAGCGCTTCACCCAGGGGGCCGGCTTGCCCACCGGGGCGGTGGCCCTCAATGTGGACCGCTACGGCAACACGTCCGCCGCGGGAATGCTCATCCTGCTGGCGGAGGACCTGGAGGCAGGCCGGGTGCGCCTGGGCAGCGGCGATCTGGTCCTCGTGGCGGCGGTGGGCGCCAACGTGCACTACGGCGCGCAGCTGGTGCGGTTGTGA